A single region of the Microcella sp. genome encodes:
- a CDS encoding ROK family transcriptional regulator has translation MRIREREAMDAGAVRRRNLSAVLDIVHRHGGVTRADLTRALGLNRSTIGDLVSVLAEHGWVDERDDVPRSGVGRPSPRVAPRDDRVVAAINPELDAIDVALVSLGGSIIARRRVPVDSVPTVAETVALTAQTVRELTVEHQGVTVLAAGVAVPGLVRRRDGHVRLAPHLGWREEPLAALLAESLGMPVAAANDAHLGCRAEQTFGAGVGSRALLYLNGGPSGIGGGLVVDGRPMDGAAGYAGEIGHLGIDPVGPPCACGARGCLEVLVSREALVSAVDLSHPDDDALELALVAAIEAEAETGPVHSEVARQLQWLAIALRGAVNLLNPERIVLGGHLAALWRAASAAQRSSLLTSALPASAADVRIEPAALGSHRLLIGAAELAWDGLIADPLDSIAPSAAPAP, from the coding sequence GTGAGAATCAGAGAGCGAGAAGCAATGGATGCGGGCGCGGTTCGACGCCGAAACCTCTCTGCCGTGCTCGACATCGTGCACCGCCACGGAGGGGTCACCCGGGCCGACCTCACGCGCGCTCTCGGGCTCAACCGCTCGACGATCGGCGACCTCGTGTCTGTGCTCGCCGAGCACGGCTGGGTCGACGAGCGCGACGATGTTCCGCGCTCTGGCGTGGGCCGGCCGAGCCCGCGGGTCGCGCCTCGCGACGATCGTGTCGTCGCCGCGATCAACCCCGAACTCGACGCGATCGACGTGGCCCTCGTCTCGCTCGGCGGCTCGATCATCGCTCGTCGGCGGGTGCCCGTCGACTCGGTGCCGACCGTTGCCGAGACCGTGGCCCTGACAGCGCAGACCGTGCGAGAGCTGACGGTCGAGCACCAGGGTGTGACGGTGCTGGCAGCCGGCGTCGCGGTGCCAGGGCTGGTGCGTCGACGCGACGGCCACGTGCGCCTCGCGCCGCACCTGGGCTGGCGTGAAGAGCCACTGGCCGCCCTGCTCGCCGAATCGCTCGGCATGCCGGTGGCCGCGGCGAACGACGCGCACCTCGGGTGCCGCGCCGAGCAGACCTTCGGCGCCGGAGTCGGCAGCCGCGCGCTGCTCTACCTGAACGGCGGGCCGAGCGGCATCGGCGGAGGCCTCGTCGTCGATGGTCGGCCCATGGATGGCGCCGCGGGATACGCCGGTGAGATCGGCCACCTCGGCATCGACCCGGTGGGGCCGCCGTGCGCGTGCGGGGCGCGGGGCTGCCTCGAAGTGCTCGTCTCACGTGAGGCGCTCGTCTCTGCGGTGGATCTCAGCCACCCAGACGACGACGCACTCGAGCTCGCACTCGTCGCGGCGATCGAGGCCGAGGCCGAGACCGGCCCCGTGCACTCAGAAGTCGCACGACAACTGCAGTGGCTCGCCATCGCCCTTCGCGGTGCCGTGAACCTGCTCAACCCCGAGCGCATCGTGCTCGGCGGCCACCTCGCTGCGCTCTGGCGCGCGGCGAGTGCTGCTCAGCGATCGTCGCTGCTCACGAGCGCGCTGCCGGCGAGTGCCGCAGATGTGCGCATCGAACCCGCCGCCCTGGGCTCTCACCGACTGCTCATCGGGGCCGCCGAGTTGGCGTGGGATGGCCTCATCGCCGACCCTCTCGACTCGATCGCTCCGTCAGCGGCACCAGCACCGTAA
- the xylA gene encoding xylose isomerase, producing the protein MALKPTPADLFTFGLWTIGYNGADPFGGPTRAPLDVVHVVEKLAELGAYGLTLHDDDLFAFGSSDADRRKQIDRLIEASNATGVKVPMITTNLFSAPVFKDGGFTSNDRAVRRFALRKVLRNLDLAAELGAHTFVMWGGREGAEYDSAKNVGAAIERYREAVNLLTQYVTDKGYGIRFAIEPKPNEPRGDILLPTLGHAMAFIETLEHPELVGLNPEVGHEQMAGLNFTAGIAQALEAGKLFHIDLNGQRGIKYDQDLVFGHGDLHNAFSLVDLLENGGPNGGRAYDGPRHFDYKPSRTEDENGVWQSAAANMRTYLLLKERAAAFRADPEVQQALADARVAELTEPTLAAGESVDDLLADESAYESFDAGAYFNGKGFGFVKLQQLATEHLMGAR; encoded by the coding sequence ATGGCACTGAAGCCCACGCCCGCAGATCTGTTCACGTTCGGCCTCTGGACGATCGGCTACAACGGCGCCGACCCCTTCGGCGGGCCCACCCGCGCACCCCTCGATGTCGTGCACGTCGTCGAGAAGCTCGCCGAGCTCGGCGCCTACGGGCTCACGCTCCACGACGACGACCTGTTCGCCTTCGGCTCGAGCGACGCCGATCGGCGCAAGCAGATCGACCGCCTCATCGAAGCGTCGAACGCCACCGGCGTCAAGGTGCCCATGATCACCACCAACCTCTTCAGCGCCCCCGTCTTCAAAGACGGCGGCTTCACGTCGAACGACCGCGCTGTGCGGCGCTTCGCGCTGCGCAAAGTGCTGCGCAACCTCGACCTCGCAGCCGAGCTCGGCGCCCACACCTTCGTCATGTGGGGCGGCCGTGAAGGCGCCGAGTACGACTCGGCGAAGAACGTCGGCGCGGCGATCGAGCGCTACCGCGAGGCCGTCAACCTGCTCACCCAGTACGTCACCGACAAGGGGTACGGCATTCGGTTCGCGATCGAGCCCAAGCCGAACGAGCCCCGCGGCGACATTCTGCTGCCGACGCTCGGCCACGCGATGGCCTTCATCGAGACGCTCGAGCACCCCGAACTCGTCGGCCTCAACCCCGAGGTGGGTCACGAGCAGATGGCGGGCCTCAACTTCACCGCCGGCATCGCCCAGGCGCTCGAAGCGGGCAAGCTCTTCCACATCGACTTGAACGGCCAGCGCGGCATCAAGTACGACCAAGACCTCGTCTTCGGCCACGGCGATCTGCACAACGCCTTCTCGTTGGTCGACCTGCTCGAGAACGGCGGACCGAACGGCGGTCGTGCGTATGACGGCCCTCGCCACTTCGACTACAAGCCTTCGCGCACCGAAGACGAGAACGGCGTGTGGCAGTCGGCTGCGGCCAATATGCGCACCTATCTCTTGCTGAAAGAGCGCGCGGCGGCGTTCCGCGCCGACCCCGAGGTGCAGCAGGCGCTCGCCGACGCGCGCGTGGCCGAACTCACCGAGCCGACACTCGCCGCGGGCGAGTCGGTCGACGACCTGCTCGCCGATGAGAGCGCCTACGAGTCGTTCGACGCGGGCGCATACTTCAACGGCAAGGGCTTCGGCTTCGTGAAGCTGCAGCAGCTCGCCACCGAGCACCTCATGGGCGCTCGATAG